The segment GGACGGAAAATTATTCAATCAAATTTATCGTGGTTCAATGGAGAATCAAGAAATGTATCAAAAAATTTCAGATACGCTAACTCTTTTAACTACTAAAGGAGGTGTTTAAGTTGAATGGTTTATTTTATATCAAATTAGCCAAGACAAATTTAAAGAAAAATAGTAAAACCTATTTTCCATACATCTTAACTTGTATATGCTCAATTATTATGTTTTACGTGATGAATTCTTTATCATTAAATAAAGGATTGAATAATATTAGAGGGAGAGATGGATTAATCACAATCTTAGGATTTGGAGATATAATCATTGCTATATTTTCTGTAATATTTTTATTTTACACTAATAGTTTTCTAATAAAGAGAAGAAAAAAGGAAATAGGGCTTTATAATGTACTTGGAATGGAAAAGAAGCATATTGGAAAAATTCTATCTATAGAAACATTAATAATAGCTTTTATTAGTTTGATTTTAGGTGTTTTAGGCGGAATTTTAATGGAAAAGTTATTATATTTAATACTACTAAACTTATTAAAAATGAAAATAACTTTTTCATCTACAGTTTCGATATCCATGCCATCAATAGTAAGAACTATAGAATTATTTAGTGCCATTTTTATTGTTATTTTAATGGCGAATATTTTGCAAGTTAAGGTTACAAATCCTATTGAATTATTAAAAGGTGGTCAAAAAGGAGAAAAAGAACCAAAAACATCTTGGATATTATCCATTTTAGGTGTTATAGAGTTAGCAGTTGGATATGGAATGGCTCTTACTATAGATTCACCATTAAATTCACTTGATGTATTTTTTATAGCTGTAATCTTAGTTATGGTAGGAACATACAGTACCTTTACAGCAGGAAGTATAGCATTTTTAAAGTTATTAAAGAAAAACAAGAGCTTTTTCTATAAGACAAAGAATTTTATTTCAGTATCTGGTATGATTTACCGTATGAAACAAAATGCTGTGGGCCTGGCTAATATTTGTATCCTTAGTACAGCGGTATTAATAACAGTATCCACAACAGCAGCACTATATTATGGACAAGAAAGCAGCTTGAAAATTGCTTATCCTTTAGATGCTGATATATCAATAGAAAATGTAACAGATGCAGAAAAGAATGAAGTAATAAATCTAGTACAAGAAGAGGCTAAAAAGAAAAATGTAACCTTAAAAAATAAAATACAGTATTATAACAAAAAATTACTGGTTGAGGGAGAGAAAAACTCATTTAAAACTCCCAAAATAAAGCAAGGTTTCTTTGAAAATATTACAGAAATAGAAGCTTATACATTAGAAGATTATAATAAGATGGAAAGCAAAAATGTATCACTTAAAGAAAATGAAGTGCTTATTTTTTCAGTAGTTAAAGATTTTCAATATGATTCCATCATAATTAATGGGTTAGAATATAAAATAAAAGATCAAGTTAACAAACTAAAAATAGTAAATAAAAATAAAAACAACATAAGGGATAAATATGTTGTTATCGTTAAGGATATGAAAACATTAAATGATATATGTAAAACAAATAAGGATGAAAAATCAAAAATGCTTGATTACAACATCTTCTTCGATATTAGCGGTGATAAAGAAAATATAATTCAGTTCAGTGATTCGTTAAAAAGTAGTATATGTACAGGTAAACATCATATTTTTAGGAGTATTTATACAAAAAGAGAAAACTTTTATGTAACAAATGGAGGTTTCATATTTATAGGAAGCTTCTTAGGATTATTGTTTACAATGGGGACGGTTCTTATAATTTACTATAAACAAATTACTGAAGGCTATGAGGATAGTGAGAGATTTAGAATAATGCAAAATGTGGGAATGAGCAAAGAAGAGGTTAAAAAGACTATTAATAAACAAGTGCTAATGGTATTTTTCCTTCCTCTAATAGTTTCAACAATCCACATCGCAGTTGCTTTCAAAGTAGTATCAAAGCTTTTAGCCTTATTTGGTTTATTTGATGTAACTACACTCATAATTGCTGTAGCTGTGGCAGTTTTAGTATTTTCAGTATTGTACACAGTAGTTTATGCATTAACAGCTAATACCTATTATAAAATTTTACAACAAGAAAATTAGATGTAGTTAACTTTAATTTAACAGAAGCACTAGCTAAATTAAATTTAAAATAATAAAAATAAAAGTTGAAATAAACTGAACTGCCCCCTGTCAAGTAGACAGGAGAAATAATAAAAAAATTATGCTACTAAGGTATGGTTCCTATATTCAAGCGGAGCCATGCCTTTCAGCTTTTTGTATTCTTTTTGTATTATAAAATTTTATATATTCATCTATAGCTTTTTCAAGATCTTCATAAGTATAAAACTTTTCTAAGTAATACATTTCAGATTTTAATATTCCCCAAAAACCTTCCATAGGTCCATTATCAATACATCTACCAACTCTAGACATACTTTGTTTTGCATTAATTGCATCTAATTTAACTTTAAAACTCTTACTTGTGTATTGAAATCCGCGACCACTATGAAATAGTGGCGTTGCCGTCGGATTAGTTATAATAGCTTTATCTAACGTATCAAAAACTAATTTATTATTATTAGAAGTTCCTAATACATACGAAATAATGCTATTGTCTCCAAGATCCAAAATTGCACTTAAATATGCTTTTGTTCCATTAGTTAATTTGAATTCTGTAACATCAGTTAACCATTTTTCGTTAATCTTTTCAGTTGTAAATTCTCTAGCTAATAAATTTTCAGCAGTTATTTGAGGTGTGCTATAAACATATCTTTTTCTCTTCTTGCGAATTATAGAAGATATATTAATAGATTTCATTAGCCTATAAATACGTTTGTGATTGTAACTAGATTTTAAAGTCTTATTTAAGTTCAAAGTTATTCTTCTATAGCCATAGATACCTTTTACTTCTGTATATATTTTAATGATTTCATTCAAAATCTGTTTATTTTCGATATCTCTTTGTGTCTCTTTTCTATTTAACCATTTATAATAAGAAGATCTACAAATCTTTGCGCAGTTGCATAATTGTGATATTGAATATCCCGATTTGTTAAGTTCCATGATTGCTATATATTTATCTACCTCCTTTGGATTTCTTCTAACTTTTTTAAGAAATCATTCTCCATTTTTAAACGTCTATTCTCAGCTTCTAGAAGCTTTAATTGTGTAGCAATTTTTTCTGATTCACTTAATTCTTCGATGTTTTTATGTTTACCGCGTCTATCGACTAGCGTATTATATCCACCTTGCTTATATTTATTAATCCAAGTATATACTTGTTGATAAGAAACATTATATTTATTAGCAGTTAATTTATAATCGTTAGCGTTAGCAATACAAAATGCAACTATTTCAATTCTTTCTTCGTATGTAGTTTTTCTTCCGTTAGTCATAATCCGATCTCCTTTGTTATTATGAGATTTATATGTTTTATGACATTTATTATACTTGTTTAACCACTTTCTGAGAACACTCTTATTAGAAATACTATATTTTAAACATATATCTGCTAATGAACCAATTCCATTAATGTAATCTTTAACTGCACTAAGCTTAAGGTCAGAATTATAATATGAATTCTTCTCAGTAGTTCTTAATCCTTTTGGGTCGGAGATTTTATATTTACGTATCCATTCTTGGATGCTGCTTCTATTTAATCCCAGTTCTTTGGCTATACGCTTCTGAGAGATATTTCCCTTTAAATATTCTTCTACAAATTTAATTTTAATTTCATATGATATCTTTGTTTTTCTTGCCATAAAAAAGTACTCCCTCTATAGTAATAACAGTTTTATTATTTAAACTGTCTTCTATAAAGGGAGCATATCATATTTTAGTAAGGTGGGTGCATTTTGTAGGTGGGGGTGTGCACTTTTTAGTGATATCAACATTTAAAAAATTTTTGATAATACTAATAAATACAATTATAATAATAGTAATCACCATAAAGAGAGGGTGTTAATTTGAAGTTTAGTCTTTATGGGATAAGCGAAGAATTACTTGATAAATTAAGTTTTGAAAGTAAGCTTGCCAAAAATTTAAAGAATACTACAAGAAATTTGAAGTGTAGATTATTTTTATTAGACTAAGAAGGGAGGAAGGACTTTTTGGAATTTAATGAAAAGTTGCAACAGCTTAGAGGGAAGAAAAATTTAACCCAGGAGCAACTTGCGGAGCAATTATATGTATCAAGAACAGCAATTTCAAAATGGGAAAGTGGCAAAGGATATCCTAATATTGAATCATTGAAAGGTATTTCTAAATTTTTTTCTGTTTCAATAGATGAACTATTATCCGGGGATGAACTAATAAGTCTTGCTCAAACAGAAAATAGCTCAAACATTAAAAAGATTTATGGTTTTCTTATTGGGGTATTGGATGCAATGGCGATTGCATTTATTCTTCTACCGTTATATGGAAAAACAGAGGGAGGATATATTTATTCCGTCAATTTACTTTCATTCACTGAAACAACAACAATAAATATTATCATCTACTGGTTTTTATTCATTGTGATGATTATGGTTGGTATTTCTGAACTTATAGTTACCCATTTTGATAAAGAGTTATGGTATGGTTTTGCTACAAAATGTTCTGTTGTTTTAGGTATTGTGGCTATCTGCTTTTTTGCAGTAGCAAGAGAACCATATGTAACGATGCTCTTATTTTTACTTTTTGTAATGAAGATATTTATAATTATGAAGCGAGCTAAACTTAGATAAAAAATCTTATAAATCCTTGAAAACAGGG is part of the Haloimpatiens sp. FM7315 genome and harbors:
- a CDS encoding helix-turn-helix domain-containing protein, with product MEFNEKLQQLRGKKNLTQEQLAEQLYVSRTAISKWESGKGYPNIESLKGISKFFSVSIDELLSGDELISLAQTENSSNIKKIYGFLIGVLDAMAIAFILLPLYGKTEGGYIYSVNLLSFTETTTINIIIYWFLFIVMIMVGISELIVTHFDKELWYGFATKCSVVLGIVAICFFAVAREPYVTMLLFLLFVMKIFIIMKRAKLR
- a CDS encoding transposase, with the protein product MARKTKISYEIKIKFVEEYLKGNISQKRIAKELGLNRSSIQEWIRKYKISDPKGLRTTEKNSYYNSDLKLSAVKDYINGIGSLADICLKYSISNKSVLRKWLNKYNKCHKTYKSHNNKGDRIMTNGRKTTYEERIEIVAFCIANANDYKLTANKYNVSYQQVYTWINKYKQGGYNTLVDRRGKHKNIEELSESEKIATQLKLLEAENRRLKMENDFLKKLEEIQRR
- a CDS encoding IS3 family transposase, translating into MELNKSGYSISQLCNCAKICRSSYYKWLNRKETQRDIENKQILNEIIKIYTEVKGIYGYRRITLNLNKTLKSSYNHKRIYRLMKSINISSIIRKKRKRYVYSTPQITAENLLAREFTTEKINEKWLTDVTEFKLTNGTKAYLSAILDLGDNSIISYVLGTSNNNKLVFDTLDKAIITNPTATPLFHSGRGFQYTSKSFKVKLDAINAKQSMSRVGRCIDNGPMEGFWGILKSEMYYLEKFYTYEDLEKAIDEYIKFYNTKRIQKAERHGSA
- a CDS encoding FtsX-like permease family protein, producing MFKLNGLFYIKLAKTNLKKNSKTYFPYILTCICSIIMFYVMNSLSLNKGLNNIRGRDGLITILGFGDIIIAIFSVIFLFYTNSFLIKRRKKEIGLYNVLGMEKKHIGKILSIETLIIAFISLILGVLGGILMEKLLYLILLNLLKMKITFSSTVSISMPSIVRTIELFSAIFIVILMANILQVKVTNPIELLKGGQKGEKEPKTSWILSILGVIELAVGYGMALTIDSPLNSLDVFFIAVILVMVGTYSTFTAGSIAFLKLLKKNKSFFYKTKNFISVSGMIYRMKQNAVGLANICILSTAVLITVSTTAALYYGQESSLKIAYPLDADISIENVTDAEKNEVINLVQEEAKKKNVTLKNKIQYYNKKLLVEGEKNSFKTPKIKQGFFENITEIEAYTLEDYNKMESKNVSLKENEVLIFSVVKDFQYDSIIINGLEYKIKDQVNKLKIVNKNKNNIRDKYVVIVKDMKTLNDICKTNKDEKSKMLDYNIFFDISGDKENIIQFSDSLKSSICTGKHHIFRSIYTKRENFYVTNGGFIFIGSFLGLLFTMGTVLIIYYKQITEGYEDSERFRIMQNVGMSKEEVKKTINKQVLMVFFLPLIVSTIHIAVAFKVVSKLLALFGLFDVTTLIIAVAVAVLVFSVLYTVVYALTANTYYKILQQEN